A region of Elusimicrobiota bacterium DNA encodes the following proteins:
- the sufD gene encoding Fe-S cluster assembly protein SufD, with translation MAFWSRGLFVYVPKDVDAGVVLRGGYAPRLADGQAVVTRTLVVAEPGARLTFMEDYAAEGPEGEGAALAVGGVELVLGENSQVTYVNLQRQGRSVNHFLCQSAQLARDARLTTLAPALGGGLSRADFGSILQGAGAAANLYGLVFGDGKQRFTHHTRQEHQAPRTSSDLLFKSALMDEARSIFTGLIRIEKTAVKSEAYQASKNILLSRNARANAIPMLEILTDDVKCGHGAAVGGLDDDQRFYLMSRGLGRREAEQAMVEGFFEDVLQRVPVPALHERLRSAIDEKLAREK, from the coding sequence ATGGCGTTTTGGAGCCGGGGCCTTTTCGTCTATGTTCCCAAAGATGTGGACGCGGGGGTTGTTCTGCGGGGCGGATACGCGCCGCGTTTGGCGGATGGCCAGGCCGTGGTGACCCGGACGCTGGTGGTGGCCGAACCCGGCGCCCGCCTCACGTTTATGGAGGATTACGCGGCGGAGGGCCCGGAGGGGGAAGGCGCCGCCCTGGCGGTGGGCGGGGTGGAATTGGTCTTGGGGGAAAACTCCCAGGTCACCTACGTGAACCTTCAGCGCCAAGGCCGAAGCGTCAACCATTTTCTTTGTCAAAGCGCCCAGTTGGCCCGTGACGCGCGTTTAACCACGCTGGCGCCGGCTCTGGGCGGGGGCCTCTCGCGAGCCGATTTTGGGTCGATCCTTCAGGGGGCGGGAGCGGCGGCGAATTTGTACGGCCTGGTGTTTGGCGACGGGAAACAGCGTTTCACCCACCACACGCGCCAGGAGCATCAAGCGCCGCGCACGTCCAGCGATCTTTTGTTTAAATCGGCTCTGATGGACGAAGCCCGTTCGATCTTCACGGGTTTGATTCGGATTGAAAAAACGGCCGTCAAGAGCGAGGCCTACCAAGCGTCCAAGAACATCCTGCTTTCCAGAAACGCCCGGGCCAACGCGATTCCGATGCTTGAAATTTTAACCGACGATGTGAAATGCGGACACGGGGCGGCCGTCGGCGGTTTGGACGATGACCAACGATTTTATCTGATGAGCCGGGGCCTGGGCCGCCGCGAGGCGGAGCAGGCCATGGTGGAAGGTTTCTTCGAGGACGTTCTTCAGCGGGTGCCGGTGCCGGCCTTGCACGAACGGTTGAGGTCCGCCATCGACGAAAAACTGGCTCGGGAGAAATAA
- the tsaE gene encoding tRNA (adenosine(37)-N6)-threonylcarbamoyltransferase complex ATPase subunit type 1 TsaE: protein MAFARELGGHLKPGDWVALMGELGSGKTAFVKGLAEALHLEGVPRSPTFSIVQVHRPKRGGIALRHVDLYRLAPMEIPALEWEELHQDTGVTVVEWAEKCQYLWPSQCLPIRLTHEGQDARLIELYIYGARSEELVRRLKGAK, encoded by the coding sequence ATGGCCTTCGCCCGTGAGTTGGGCGGCCATTTGAAGCCCGGCGATTGGGTGGCGCTCATGGGGGAATTGGGGAGCGGCAAGACGGCTTTTGTTAAAGGTTTGGCCGAGGCTCTGCATTTGGAGGGTGTGCCGCGGAGTCCCACCTTTTCCATTGTCCAGGTCCACCGCCCCAAACGGGGAGGGATCGCCCTTCGACACGTGGACCTCTATCGGCTCGCCCCGATGGAAATCCCCGCTCTCGAGTGGGAGGAGCTTCACCAGGATACGGGCGTTACCGTCGTGGAATGGGCGGAGAAGTGCCAATACCTATGGCCTTCCCAATGCCTTCCGATCCGACTGACCCACGAAGGTCAGGACGCACGGCTTATCGAACTCTACATCTACGGCGCTCGCTCGGAAGAACTCGTGCGGCGGCTGAAAGGCGCAAAATGA
- a CDS encoding amidohydrolase has translation MPSPPPIVNDRETLAIAVSLRRRIHQCPELGGREFETTAHVARALRRGGIPFKAHRPTGLVARLENGSGPCVALRADLDALPLTEIPALPFRSRRPGVMHACGHDAHTAMMAAAALRLKAEGLGERGTVKFLFQPDEEGSGGARQLLRQGAFKSPSVDSVFGLHVNPRLPAGTIGLRPGPLMAAVDRFTLTVTGQGGHGAYPHEGRDAIAIAAQIISSLQLIVSRRVDPVEPAVLTVGTIHGGERFNILASTVTLTGTVRTLSDDLHARLPRLIHEVADGVARAHGARVDLTYEMLGRPVVNDPRMTALARRAAVDAVGERRVVDLDGPSMGGEDFSEYLYRAPGCFAYLGTGAGPLTRRPWHHPSFVLHEPSMLSGVKFLMAVARRALNEKA, from the coding sequence TTGCCTTCTCCGCCCCCGATCGTGAACGACCGAGAGACGCTGGCCATCGCCGTTTCTCTCCGACGTAGAATTCACCAGTGTCCGGAACTGGGCGGTCGTGAATTTGAGACGACGGCTCATGTGGCCCGCGCGCTGAGGCGCGGAGGGATCCCCTTTAAAGCGCACCGACCGACGGGGCTGGTGGCCCGCCTCGAAAATGGGTCCGGCCCCTGCGTGGCTTTGCGGGCGGACCTGGACGCTTTGCCACTGACCGAAATCCCAGCCCTTCCCTTTCGCTCCCGCCGCCCCGGCGTCATGCACGCTTGCGGGCACGATGCCCACACGGCCATGATGGCGGCGGCCGCCCTTCGGCTGAAGGCCGAGGGGCTGGGCGAGCGGGGCACCGTCAAATTTTTGTTTCAACCGGACGAAGAGGGGTCGGGCGGAGCGCGGCAACTCCTTCGGCAGGGGGCCTTCAAGTCTCCCTCGGTGGACTCGGTGTTCGGTCTTCATGTGAACCCGCGGCTTCCCGCCGGCACCATCGGACTTCGCCCCGGGCCTCTCATGGCGGCGGTGGATCGGTTCACGTTGACGGTGACGGGGCAGGGGGGCCACGGCGCCTACCCCCACGAAGGGCGGGACGCCATCGCTATCGCGGCGCAGATCATCTCTTCGCTTCAATTGATCGTGTCCCGCCGGGTGGATCCCGTGGAGCCCGCGGTTCTGACCGTGGGAACGATCCATGGCGGAGAACGGTTCAATATTTTGGCTTCAACGGTGACGCTCACGGGAACGGTGCGGACCCTGTCGGACGACCTGCACGCCCGCCTGCCGCGCCTCATCCATGAGGTGGCCGACGGCGTGGCGCGCGCCCACGGGGCCCGCGTGGACCTAACCTACGAGATGTTGGGCCGCCCGGTGGTCAACGATCCGCGCATGACCGCGCTGGCTCGCCGCGCCGCCGTGGACGCGGTGGGAGAACGGCGCGTGGTGGATTTGGACGGGCCCTCCATGGGCGGGGAAGACTTTTCGGAGTATCTTTATCGGGCGCCCGGGTGTTTCGCTTACCTCGGCACGGGCGCCGGCCCGTTGACCCGCCGCCCCTGGCACCATCCGTCCTTCGTTTTGCACGAACCCTCTATGTTGTCGGGCGTTAAGTTTTTAATGGCGGTGGCGCGCCGGGCCTTGAACGAAAAAGCGTGA
- the tsaB gene encoding tRNA (adenosine(37)-N6)-threonylcarbamoyltransferase complex dimerization subunit type 1 TsaB, with amino-acid sequence MKILGIETTGVHLGGCLWEDFRIRSEKSFSDGVSHSQRLMPALDDIFKKVSFGPQDLDALAVDVGPGRFTGIRLGVSAARTLAQTLEKPLVEMTSLEVLAAEGSGWQTGKSFVWNFKEDMLCVLLDALRGDVYMAVWRFHKLTEKSRRGIPSGRSYHTFSHHFKLVHAPTLFPFDRFLHFFQNCFQTQSLLFLGSAASRYKKELSKAFGRRARFRPDVMEPKPFWVAALGSEKFFRREVKSFAQVRPLYLRPSYAEEAAAKAARP; translated from the coding sequence ATGAAAATCCTCGGCATAGAAACCACCGGCGTTCACTTGGGGGGATGTCTCTGGGAAGATTTCCGCATCCGCTCGGAGAAGTCTTTTTCGGACGGCGTCTCTCACAGCCAACGGCTGATGCCGGCTTTGGACGACATATTCAAGAAGGTGTCCTTCGGTCCCCAGGATCTGGACGCCCTGGCGGTGGACGTGGGCCCCGGCCGGTTCACGGGGATCCGGCTGGGCGTCTCCGCCGCGCGGACACTGGCTCAAACGCTCGAGAAGCCCCTGGTGGAAATGACGAGCCTGGAGGTTTTAGCGGCGGAAGGGTCCGGCTGGCAAACGGGGAAATCCTTCGTTTGGAATTTCAAGGAGGACATGCTGTGCGTTCTTCTGGACGCGCTCCGGGGCGACGTCTACATGGCGGTCTGGCGGTTTCATAAGTTGACGGAAAAAAGCCGCCGGGGGATCCCTTCCGGCCGGTCCTACCACACCTTCAGCCATCACTTCAAATTGGTCCACGCCCCCACGTTGTTCCCGTTCGACCGTTTCCTTCATTTCTTCCAAAACTGTTTTCAGACTCAAAGTCTCCTGTTCCTCGGGTCCGCGGCCAGCCGGTATAAGAAGGAGCTGTCCAAAGCCTTTGGCCGCCGCGCTCGTTTCCGCCCGGACGTGATGGAACCCAAACCCTTCTGGGTGGCCGCCCTGGGGTCCGAGAAGTTCTTCCGCCGCGAAGTCAAATCCTTCGCCCAGGTCCGCCCCCTCTACCTCCGCCCCTCCTACGCCGAAGAAGCCGCCGCCAAAGCCGCCCGCCCGTAA
- the secG gene encoding preprotein translocase subunit SecG translates to MLYSVLLSVHVVACLLVILAVLLQSGKGAGFSGIFGGGGSDAVFSAPSGSQFIRKVTTGFAVAFFISSLLLTYLGSKRGVRSVTREFSIPAPISSPAAAPVAPVKPETAPAVEKAAVPAKK, encoded by the coding sequence ATGTTATACAGCGTTTTGCTTTCCGTCCACGTGGTGGCCTGCCTGTTGGTGATCCTGGCGGTCCTGTTGCAGTCCGGGAAAGGCGCGGGGTTTTCGGGAATTTTCGGGGGAGGCGGGAGCGACGCCGTTTTCTCGGCGCCCTCCGGTTCTCAGTTCATCCGCAAAGTCACCACCGGCTTCGCCGTGGCCTTTTTCATCTCGTCTCTTCTCCTCACTTACCTGGGCTCCAAACGGGGCGTGCGGAGCGTCACCCGGGAATTCTCCATTCCGGCGCCCATCTCTTCGCCCGCCGCGGCCCCCGTGGCCCCGGTCAAGCCCGAGACGGCACCCGCCGTTGAAAAGGCGGCGGTCCCCGCAAAGAAATAG
- the thiL gene encoding thiamine-phosphate kinase — protein MAGAAAGDPPFAFMGRVSRKAVGTVGSLGEWGFLARLLPKLSKGLSGRVALGPGDDAALVRVGRETWALTTDMLVEGVHFRKEWTTGENLGHKTLAVNLSDLAAMGDVAPAVGVLSAGMPPKTPVRFIEGFYRGFARLAREHGFELVGGDTVRSDRLVFSLAAFGRVRGLVFKRSGARVGDALMVTGTLGDAAAGLILLEKGGRRRDSFLVQRLLRPEPRLAWARRLAGTGGVTAGMDSSDGFWRSVKVLGESSRVGAEVWADRLPVSPSLRTWAKGRAEDFALVGGEDYELVFTARPEAVRRIESFGFAREVGRILPSRRGFTALHDGRKREVPSGFEHFNG, from the coding sequence ATGGCGGGAGCGGCGGCCGGGGATCCACCTTTCGCTTTCATGGGGCGCGTGAGCCGAAAAGCCGTCGGCACGGTGGGGTCTTTGGGCGAGTGGGGGTTTTTGGCGCGGCTTCTGCCGAAGCTGTCCAAGGGACTTTCGGGTCGGGTGGCGTTGGGACCGGGGGACGACGCGGCCCTTGTCCGGGTGGGCCGGGAAACGTGGGCCTTGACGACGGACATGCTGGTGGAGGGGGTTCATTTTCGGAAGGAATGGACCACGGGCGAAAATTTAGGGCACAAGACCCTGGCCGTCAATTTGTCGGATCTGGCCGCCATGGGGGACGTGGCGCCTGCCGTGGGCGTTCTCTCGGCGGGGATGCCGCCGAAGACGCCGGTCCGGTTTATCGAGGGGTTTTACCGGGGCTTTGCGCGGTTGGCTCGGGAGCACGGGTTCGAGCTGGTGGGCGGGGACACGGTTCGTTCGGATCGGCTGGTCTTCTCTCTGGCCGCCTTCGGCCGGGTGCGGGGACTGGTTTTTAAACGGTCCGGCGCTCGCGTCGGGGACGCTCTGATGGTGACGGGAACCCTGGGGGACGCGGCCGCGGGGTTGATCCTTCTGGAAAAGGGGGGGCGGCGCCGGGACTCTTTTCTCGTCCAGCGCCTCCTGCGCCCGGAACCGCGGCTGGCATGGGCCCGGCGGCTGGCGGGGACCGGGGGCGTGACGGCGGGAATGGATTCCTCCGACGGTTTTTGGCGGAGCGTGAAGGTCCTCGGGGAATCTTCGCGCGTGGGCGCCGAGGTGTGGGCGGACCGGTTGCCGGTCTCCCCCTCGCTTCGGACCTGGGCGAAGGGTCGGGCCGAAGATTTTGCGCTGGTGGGCGGAGAGGACTACGAGTTGGTTTTTACCGCGCGGCCCGAGGCCGTGCGCCGAATTGAGAGTTTTGGTTTTGCCCGCGAAGTGGGAAGAATCCTTCCCTCTCGCCGGGGATTCACCGCGTTGCACGACGGACGCAAACGGGAGGTTCCCTCTGGCTTCGAGCATTTTAACGGTTAA
- the sufC gene encoding Fe-S cluster assembly ATPase SufC — protein MTAPLFEIKDLHVSVEGKKILHGLSLLVRAGEVHAIMGPNGSGKSTLSYAVLGHPRYAIESGDILLNGESLLPLKTNERAIKGLFLGFQYPVAVPGVSVVNFLRTAMKNRRGKDVPLKEFKKELKENMKALQMDTAFANRYLNEGFSGGEKKRLEILQMALLQPLMAILDETDSGLDIDALKIVSEGINRLSAPTRGMLLITHYQRLLGYVKPHFVHVLAGGRIVRSGGPELALELESKGYEGVAGGSLAASHA, from the coding sequence ATGACCGCTCCCCTCTTTGAAATAAAAGATTTGCACGTTTCCGTGGAAGGGAAAAAAATCCTCCACGGTTTGAGCCTTTTGGTTCGCGCCGGAGAAGTTCACGCCATCATGGGCCCCAACGGGTCCGGCAAAAGCACGCTTTCCTACGCCGTTTTGGGGCATCCTCGATACGCCATTGAATCAGGCGATATTTTGCTGAACGGGGAGAGCCTCCTGCCGCTCAAGACCAACGAACGCGCCATCAAAGGCCTCTTCCTGGGGTTCCAATATCCCGTGGCGGTTCCGGGCGTGAGCGTGGTGAACTTCCTTCGCACGGCCATGAAAAACCGGCGGGGGAAGGACGTGCCTCTCAAAGAATTCAAAAAAGAATTAAAAGAAAACATGAAGGCTCTCCAGATGGACACCGCCTTCGCGAATCGTTATTTGAACGAAGGGTTTTCGGGCGGAGAGAAAAAGCGGCTGGAGATTCTCCAAATGGCCCTTCTTCAGCCGTTGATGGCCATACTGGACGAAACAGATTCGGGCTTGGACATCGACGCTCTGAAGATTGTTTCCGAAGGAATCAACCGCTTGTCGGCGCCTACCCGTGGAATGCTGTTGATCACCCACTACCAGCGCCTGCTCGGCTACGTCAAGCCCCATTTCGTCCATGTCCTGGCCGGAGGGCGGATCGTTCGGTCCGGCGGGCCGGAACTGGCGTTGGAACTGGAAAGCAAGGGCTACGAGGGAGTCGCCGGCGGCTCCTTGGCCGCGTCCCACGCGTAA
- the sufB gene encoding Fe-S cluster assembly protein SufB: MTTKPDLKSLGQEYQYGFHDSMENYTFQSGRGLTREIVESISSMKKEPQWMRDFRLDALATFLKKPMPTWANSDLLSKIDFDNIHYYMKPTDKQSRTWEEVPEGIKNTFDRLGIPEAERKFLAGVTAQYESEVVYHSLRADLEKLGVLFLGMDDGLKQFPEIVKKYFATVIPTADNKFSALNSAVWSGGSFIYVPKGVNVPIPLQAYFRINSENMGQFERTLIVADEGSFVHYIEGCTAPTYSSNSLHSAVVELIALPGAKIRYTTIQNWSKNVYNLVTKRAMAHRNATVEWIDGNLGSLLTMKYPAIYLVGEGARGEVLSVAFSGKDQHQDAGSKIVHVAPNTTSVVTSKSISKDGGRSSYRGLVKVHRGATGCKSNVRCDALILDDTSRSDTYPTIEIDEEDVSMGHEATVSKIGEEQLFYLQSRGLSEHEATLMIVNGFFEPFTKELPMEYAVELNRLLEMEMEGSVG, from the coding sequence ATGACGACAAAACCCGACCTCAAGTCGCTCGGTCAAGAATACCAGTATGGTTTTCACGACTCCATGGAAAACTACACTTTCCAATCGGGCCGGGGGCTCACGCGTGAAATCGTGGAGAGCATTTCCTCCATGAAAAAGGAGCCGCAGTGGATGCGGGATTTTCGGCTGGACGCCCTCGCCACCTTCCTGAAAAAACCCATGCCGACCTGGGCCAACTCGGACCTCCTTTCCAAGATCGATTTCGACAACATTCACTACTACATGAAACCCACGGACAAACAAAGCCGCACCTGGGAAGAAGTTCCGGAGGGAATCAAAAATACGTTCGACCGATTGGGCATTCCGGAGGCGGAGCGGAAGTTTTTAGCCGGGGTCACCGCGCAGTATGAGTCCGAGGTGGTTTACCATTCGCTTCGCGCGGACCTGGAAAAGTTGGGCGTCCTTTTCCTCGGGATGGACGATGGTCTTAAACAATTCCCCGAGATCGTGAAGAAATATTTCGCCACGGTCATCCCCACCGCCGACAACAAATTCTCCGCCCTCAATTCCGCGGTTTGGTCCGGCGGTTCGTTTATTTATGTGCCCAAGGGCGTCAACGTGCCGATTCCTCTCCAGGCTTATTTCCGGATCAATTCGGAAAACATGGGGCAATTCGAGCGCACGCTGATCGTTGCCGATGAAGGGTCTTTCGTCCACTACATCGAGGGGTGCACCGCCCCGACCTATTCCTCCAACTCGCTTCACTCCGCGGTGGTGGAACTGATCGCCCTCCCGGGCGCCAAGATTCGCTACACCACGATCCAAAACTGGTCGAAGAACGTCTATAATCTCGTGACGAAACGCGCCATGGCCCATCGGAACGCCACCGTGGAATGGATCGACGGAAATTTGGGGAGCCTCCTGACCATGAAATACCCCGCCATTTACCTGGTGGGGGAAGGGGCCCGGGGGGAAGTGTTGTCGGTGGCGTTTTCCGGAAAAGACCAACACCAGGACGCGGGCTCCAAAATCGTCCATGTGGCGCCCAACACCACGAGCGTGGTGACGTCCAAATCCATTTCCAAGGACGGCGGGCGGTCCAGTTACCGGGGGTTGGTGAAGGTCCATCGCGGGGCCACGGGGTGCAAGTCCAATGTTCGGTGCGACGCGCTTATTCTGGATGACACGTCCCGCTCCGACACCTATCCCACCATTGAAATTGATGAGGAAGACGTGTCCATGGGCCACGAGGCCACCGTTTCCAAAATCGGCGAGGAACAGCTTTTTTATCTTCAGAGCCGGGGCTTGAGCGAACACGAGGCAACGCTCATGATCGTGAACGGATTTTTCGAACCGTTCACCAAGGAACTTCCCATGGAATACGCGGTGGAGCTCAACCGGCTGTTGGAGATGGAAATGGAGGGATCCGTTGGCTGA
- a CDS encoding Rrf2 family transcriptional regulator, translated as MRVTAMQEYGLRCMLQLAAHKEPSPLPVREVARRERLTPVYVEKILVNLRRAGLVKSLRGVNGGYLLAMSPKDVSVAGVLSALGQVDLGKDLCRRFTGNSNACVHAGGCSIRPVWGLLTRYIYGFLEKITLAQLLQEEAQVTGDINKIGAKEPHLLGAKA; from the coding sequence ATGCGCGTCACCGCCATGCAGGAGTATGGGCTTCGTTGCATGCTTCAGCTTGCCGCCCACAAAGAACCGTCCCCTCTGCCCGTGCGGGAAGTGGCCCGACGGGAACGGCTGACGCCCGTCTATGTTGAGAAAATTCTTGTGAATTTACGGCGGGCGGGGCTCGTCAAGAGTCTTCGGGGGGTGAACGGGGGTTACCTTTTGGCGATGAGCCCGAAAGACGTTTCCGTGGCGGGCGTTCTCTCGGCCCTGGGCCAGGTGGATTTGGGGAAAGATCTTTGCCGACGGTTCACGGGAAACTCGAATGCTTGCGTGCACGCGGGGGGCTGTTCGATTCGCCCCGTCTGGGGGCTCTTGACCCGCTACATCTACGGGTTTTTGGAAAAGATCACGCTGGCCCAGCTCCTTCAGGAAGAGGCCCAGGTGACGGGCGATATTAACAAAATCGGCGCCAAAGAGCCCCATTTGCTTGGGGCGAAGGCTTAA
- a CDS encoding phosphoglycerate kinase encodes MKPLKSVKDLNVKGKRVLVRVDYNVPMEKGVVTDDTRVRGSLPTVNHLIQNGARVILMAHLGRPKGAPNPKYSLAPVAQHLSQLLKKPVAFTPDCVGPAAEAAVKNLKDGDVLLLENLRFHAEEEKNDPAFAKSLAGLGELFVQDAFGAVHRAHASTAGVPKLLPSAAGFLLLKELEYLGRVKDHPVKPFVAVVGGAKVSDKIEVLDKLIDRVDTLVIGGAMAYTFLLAKNILVGNSLVEKDKLDLAKTLMEKAAKLNVNIILPRDHTVVDAIDKPETARETADQAIPAGAIGVDIGTKTIQSLTLPLSSAKTIFWNGPMGIFEVDRYARGTREVAKLAADAATKGATVVVGGGDSVAAVQSTGLADKISHISTGGGASLEFLEGKELPGVTALN; translated from the coding sequence ATGAAACCTCTTAAGTCGGTCAAGGATTTAAACGTCAAAGGCAAGCGCGTCTTGGTGCGCGTCGATTACAACGTCCCCATGGAAAAGGGCGTCGTCACGGACGACACCCGCGTGCGAGGCTCACTCCCTACGGTCAACCACCTGATCCAAAACGGCGCGCGGGTGATCCTGATGGCCCACCTGGGCCGCCCCAAAGGCGCTCCGAACCCGAAATACAGCCTGGCCCCCGTGGCCCAGCACCTGTCCCAGCTTTTGAAGAAACCCGTGGCCTTCACCCCGGACTGCGTGGGCCCCGCGGCGGAGGCTGCGGTCAAAAACCTGAAAGACGGCGACGTCCTCCTTTTGGAAAACCTGCGCTTTCACGCGGAAGAGGAAAAAAACGACCCGGCCTTTGCCAAATCTTTAGCCGGATTGGGCGAGCTGTTCGTTCAAGACGCCTTTGGCGCCGTTCATCGGGCCCACGCCAGCACCGCCGGCGTGCCCAAACTTTTGCCCAGCGCGGCGGGGTTTTTGTTACTGAAAGAATTGGAGTACCTGGGCCGAGTGAAGGATCACCCTGTTAAACCCTTTGTCGCCGTGGTCGGCGGGGCCAAGGTGTCCGACAAAATCGAGGTTTTGGACAAACTCATCGACCGGGTGGACACCCTGGTGATCGGTGGAGCCATGGCCTACACCTTCCTGCTCGCAAAAAACATTTTGGTGGGCAATTCGCTGGTGGAGAAGGACAAATTGGACCTGGCCAAAACTCTCATGGAAAAAGCGGCCAAGCTGAACGTCAACATCATCCTTCCTCGGGACCACACCGTGGTGGACGCCATCGACAAACCGGAAACGGCCCGGGAAACCGCCGACCAAGCCATCCCCGCCGGCGCCATCGGCGTGGACATCGGGACAAAAACCATCCAGAGCTTGACCCTGCCGTTGTCCTCGGCCAAAACCATTTTCTGGAACGGCCCCATGGGCATCTTTGAAGTGGATCGTTACGCCCGGGGCACCCGGGAAGTGGCGAAACTAGCCGCCGACGCGGCAACGAAGGGCGCCACCGTGGTGGTGGGCGGGGGCGACAGCGTGGCCGCCGTCCAATCCACGGGCCTGGCCGACAAAATTTCACACATTTCGACGGGCGGCGGCGCGTCCCTGGAATTCCTTGAAGGCAAGGAACTCCCCGGCGTGACCGCGCTCAACTAG